One region of Marivirga arenosa genomic DNA includes:
- a CDS encoding lycopene cyclase family protein has translation MKYDYIIGGAGLSGLTLAWQMAKHNILDDKQLLIIDADKKEANDRTWCFWAQPEMWITELPIKQSWNKAQVKGTDFDLVQDLSPYRYYKIEGLDYYDFIKKELKEYPQVTFIQDVILSEDSKQKIVTTQESSYDYSEYFFKSYFYPDELKSIQNPKKHFIWQHFYGWKIKTKEIAFDPKVITYMDMNVAEEIKGLSFAYILPDSQYEAMVEYTLFSAQLWSEEDYKNALIDYIRNNLGITEYEIEEIEFNKIPMTNASFSQRSKSIVPIGTLAGTVKPSTGYSFVRNYQHIQQIIKSLKSNKDDFAINSSVKFKFYDEVLINVLHTSKSSGHQVFGNLYKKNKLPQLLKFLNEETNLLEDLRIMNTVPKWPFIKAVAEELVK, from the coding sequence ATGAAATACGATTACATTATAGGAGGTGCTGGCTTATCCGGACTTACTTTAGCCTGGCAAATGGCGAAGCATAACATACTGGATGATAAGCAATTATTAATAATTGATGCGGATAAAAAAGAAGCCAATGACCGTACTTGGTGCTTCTGGGCTCAACCTGAAATGTGGATTACAGAACTACCAATCAAGCAATCATGGAATAAAGCACAAGTAAAAGGAACTGACTTTGATTTAGTGCAAGATTTATCTCCTTACCGATATTATAAAATTGAAGGATTAGACTATTATGACTTCATTAAAAAAGAATTAAAGGAGTACCCTCAAGTTACTTTTATTCAAGACGTTATACTTTCTGAGGATTCAAAGCAAAAAATAGTCACCACACAGGAATCAAGCTATGATTATAGTGAGTATTTTTTCAAATCCTATTTCTATCCTGATGAATTAAAATCAATCCAAAACCCTAAAAAGCATTTTATATGGCAGCATTTCTATGGTTGGAAGATCAAAACTAAAGAAATTGCTTTCGATCCCAAAGTCATCACTTATATGGATATGAATGTGGCTGAGGAAATCAAGGGATTAAGCTTTGCATACATTTTGCCTGATTCGCAATATGAAGCAATGGTGGAATATACTTTGTTTTCTGCTCAGTTGTGGTCAGAAGAAGATTATAAAAATGCCTTAATTGACTATATCCGAAATAATCTTGGAATCACCGAATATGAAATTGAAGAAATAGAATTTAATAAAATTCCGATGACCAATGCCAGCTTTTCACAAAGGTCAAAAAGTATAGTTCCGATTGGTACTTTAGCGGGCACTGTTAAACCTAGTACGGGCTATTCATTTGTGAGAAATTATCAACATATACAACAGATCATTAAAAGCTTAAAATCAAATAAAGATGATTTTGCTATTAATAGCTCTGTTAAGTTTAAATTTTATGATGAGGTTTTAATTAACGTATTGCACACTTCCAAAAGCAGTGGTCATCAGGTATTTGGAAATTTATATAAGAAAAATAAGCTACCGCAACTTCTTAAATTCCTGAATGAGGAAACTAATCTCTTAGAAGACCTTAGAATTATGAATACAGTACCAAAATGGCCTTTTATAAAAGCTGTAGCTGAAGAATTAGTGAAATAA